In the genome of Populus nigra chromosome 9, ddPopNigr1.1, whole genome shotgun sequence, one region contains:
- the LOC133702771 gene encoding protein DETOXIFICATION 18-like: protein MSKTSLDTALPLLEAYDHHCEDQNGKGRCWWIKLLDVEEGKDQVLFSLPMILTNAFYYLITLVSVMFAGHLGQLELAGATLGNSWCTVTGIAFMTGLSGALETLCGQGFGARLYRTLGIHLQASCIIYFLCSIIISIIWLYTEPLLIFLRQDPQISKAAALYLKYLIPGIFAFGFLQNILRFLQTQSVVMPLILLSGIPMCIHIGTAYALVHKTALGFRGASLAVSISLWISTIVLVIYVIYSKKFKQTWEGFSSESLRQIPINLKLALPSAAMVCLEYWAFELLVLIAGMMPNAELTTSVIAMCVNTEDIAYMCTSGLSATVSTRVSNELGAGNPDKAKQSMATTLKLSVLLALLIVLALVIGHDIWAGFFTDDLSIIKAFASMTPFLAISIALDAFQVVFTGVTRGCGWQNLAVIVNGATFFCIGMPMATLLGFKLKLYSKGLWIGLICGLSCQTCTLLLITLRTKWTRMDLSEPEENGKENSNLP, encoded by the exons atgtcaaaaacaagtttagaTACTGCTTTACCCTTGTTGGAGGCTTATGATCATCATTGTGAAGATCAAAATGGCAAAGGAAGATGCTGGTGGATCAAACTATTGGATGTCGAAGAAGGCAAAGACCAAGTCTTGTTTTCACTGCCCATGATCCTTACTAATGCTTTCTACTATCTAATAACTTTGGTTTCTGTCATGTTTGCCGGTCACCTTGGTCAGCTTGAGCTTGCTGGCGCCACTCTTGGGAATTCATGGTGCACTGTCACTGGCATTGCTTTCATG ACTGGATTAAGTGGAGCACTTGAGACACTTTGTGGTCAAGGATTTGGTGCAAGACTATACAGAACATTAGGAATTCATCTTCAAGCTTCCTGCATCATATACTTTCTGTGCTCCATAATCATAAGCATTATCTGGCTTTACACAGAGCCTTTACTCATCTTCCTTCGTCAAGatcctcaaatttcaaaagcTGCTGCTCTTTACTTAAAGTATTTGATTCCAGGCATATTTGCGTTTGGATTCCTTCAAAACATCTTGAGGTTTCTTCAGACACAATCTGTTGTCATGCCCCTCATCCTGCTTTCAGGAATCCCAATGTGCATTCACATCGGTACAGCTTATGCATTGGTTCATAAGACAGCTCTTGGTTTCAGAGGAGCTTCGTTGGCGGTTTCAATATCTTTGTGGATTTCGACTATTGTGTTGGTCATATATGTGATTTATTCAAAGAAATTTAAACAAACTTGGGAGGGGTTCTCTTCTGAATCATTACGTCAAATCCCAATAAACTTGAAACTGGCCCTGCCCTCTGCTGCAATGGTGTG TCTGGAGTACTGGGCATTCGAGCTTTTGGTGCTCATAGCAGGAATGATGCCAAACGCAGAACTAACTACATCTGTGATTGCAATGTG TGTGAACACAGAAGACATTGCCTACATGTGTACCTCAGGTCTAAGCGCTACTGTGAG TACAAGGGTGTCTAATGAGTTGGGAGCAGGAAATCCTGATAAAGCTAAACAATCCATGGCTACGACTCTCAAGCTCTCTGTCCTTCTCGCTCTTCTAATTGTTTTAGCACTAGTCATTGGTCATGATATCTGGGCTGGCTTCTTCACTGATGACCTTTCCATTATAAAAGCCTTTGCCTCGATGACACCTTTCCTTGCTATCTCTATCGCACTTGATGCCTTCCAAGTCGTCTTTACAG GGGTAACAAGAGGGTGTGGTTGGCAGAATCTGGCTGTTATTGTAAATGGAGCAACATTCTTTTGCATTGGAATGCCGATGGCAACCCTCCTCGGATTTAAGTTGAAGCTTTATTCTAAG GGATTATGGATTGGTTTAATCTGCGGTCTGTCATGCCAAACCTGCACTCTGTTGTTGATTACACTGCGTACAAAATGGACTAGAATGGATCTCTCAGAACCAGAGGAAAATGGTAAGGAAAACTCAAACTTGCCTTGA